The Mesorhizobium loti genome includes a region encoding these proteins:
- a CDS encoding response regulator, whose amino-acid sequence MAVILIVEDEVFIRQTAEWTIGDLGHTVLLAGDLAAALLHLSTPPQIDALFVDIRLSALAFGGYDVANQAIKLQPGLRVLYTSGSPLTADMTEMFVDGGQFLQKPYSPAQLEYSVKELLH is encoded by the coding sequence ATGGCCGTTATTCTCATCGTTGAAGACGAGGTATTCATCCGCCAAACCGCCGAGTGGACAATTGGCGACCTGGGTCATACCGTCCTCCTGGCCGGCGATCTGGCCGCCGCACTCTTGCACCTGTCGACGCCTCCACAAATTGACGCGCTCTTTGTCGATATCCGCCTCAGTGCATTGGCCTTCGGCGGATACGACGTGGCGAACCAGGCCATCAAGCTTCAGCCGGGATTGCGGGTGCTATACACGTCCGGCAGCCCTCTCACCGCCGATATGACAGAGATGTTCGTCGATGGGGGTCAATTCCTTCAGAAGCCCTATTCTCCGGCTCAACTTGAATATTCCGTCAAAGAACTTCTTCACTGA